One genomic region from Cydia pomonella isolate Wapato2018A chromosome 4, ilCydPomo1, whole genome shotgun sequence encodes:
- the LOC133517234 gene encoding carbonic anhydrase-related protein 10-like gives MYGLLSVAATSALLQLLLSITAVSGVSWEEWWTYDGISGPAFWGLINPEWSLCNKGRRQSPVNLEPDKLLFDPNLRFLHIDKHRINGLISNTGHSVIFTVENETRHHINITGGPLSYKYQFHEIHIHYGLHDQFGSEHAINGYSFPAEIQIFGFNSQLYSNFSEALHKAQGIVSISLLLQLGDLSNPELRILTEELENIKYGGAEMPINKLSVRGLLPDTDYYMTYDGSTTAPACFETVTWIIINKPIYITKQQLHGLRRLMQGDARHPKAPLGNNFRPPQPLHHRALRTNIDFDLSKYPGKSCPSMHRDMHYKAKSWTQY, from the exons CCGTGAGTGGCGTCAGCTGGGAGGAATGGTGGACCTACGACGGCATCTCAG gGCCAGCGTTCTGGGGTTTAATCAACCCAGAATGGTCTCTCTGCAACAAGGGCCGGCGTCAGTCGCCAGTCAACCTGGAGCCGGACAAACTGCTGTTTGACCCCAATCTACGGTTCTTACACATAGATAAGCATAGG ATAAATGGACTGATAAGCAACACGGGTCACTCCGTGATATTCACGGTGGAGAACGAGACTCGACACCACATCAACATCACCGGGGGCCCGCTCTCCTATAAGTATCAGTTTCATGAAATACATATACATTACGGTCTTCATGATCAATTTGGTTCAGAGCACGCCATCAACGGATATTCGTTTCCTGCTGAG ATTCAAATATTTGGTTTCAATTCGCAGCTTTATTCAAATTTCTCTGAAGCTCTGCACAAAGCTCAAGGAATTGTTTCGATCTCGCTTCTATTACAG CTCGGAGATTTATCAAATCCTGAATTAAGGATTTTGACTGAGGAActagaaaatattaaatatgggG GAGCGGAGATGCCAATAAACAAGCTGTCGGTGCGGGGCCTACTGCCCGACACCGACTACTACATGACGTACGATGGCTCCACGACGGCTCCGGCCTGTTTCGAGACCGTCACGTGGATCATTATCAACAAGCCCATCTACATCACTAAGCAACAG TTACACGGGCTACGTCGGCTGATGCAGGGCGACGCGCGCCACCCCAAGGCGCCGCTCGGCAACAACTTTAGACCCCCACAACCGCTCCATCATCGAGCGCTGCGTACTAATATCGACTTTGACCTGAGCAAG TATCCCGGAAAATCTTGCCCGAGTATGCATCGAGATATGCATTATAAAG ccaaAAGCTGGACTCAGTATTGA